Below is a window of Apodemus sylvaticus chromosome 5, mApoSyl1.1, whole genome shotgun sequence DNA.
TGAATAGAGAGTATTGACATTTTCAGTAACATTGTTACACTTGCCTgtgacatttgaaatgatttagtTACAAATATTTAAATCCTAAATACTTTAGTaaatacaaagaatttttacttAGGAAAGATATTCTTTGTAAGATTCCAAGCCATTAAAATTAACCCCAGGACCAGCATGCTTTAACTATGCATTGTTAGAGCGTATTTGTCTGTCATGCTTGAGTCCTTAACATTAGCTccaagtttaaaagaaaaaaaaaagaaagaaaagtatacaATCCAAATATTATCGAGAGTGATAATTACCTCTACAAATAATTATCACTGACAGTATTTTTTCAGTAATTACCAATGCGATTATATGAACACATACCCCAGTGACAGTGATCCCATTTGGGATCCCCAGGATCCCTTGGAAAAACACATTAGGGATATCAGTTATCTCTTTCCCAATGGCAGGAGAATGTAGTAAAAGCCCTTCATTATTCTGTGAAATTATTCATTTAATCTATTTGAAAACAGTCCTATCCTTGGTGAGTAATTTTTAGGGGAAGCTAAAAGGACATCTCTTGCATAAAAATTAGGTTTTGTGTGtctgagaaaaatgaaattgatGAATCATGactaaaacagaaggaaaagataaAGTGATCTGGTTTGCAGAAGTAAATGTTTTTCACTTTTTCTATTATTGCACAATAATTTGTAACatctttgtgtaaatgaacttttttttgttATAGATATGAAATTACCTATGCTGCTTGGctgaaattttgaaatatttcatgttGCAATTGAACATTGCTTGTTTTATGGatggaatgattttttttgaatttcatttatatttagatTTCTGAGGACTTAAGGATTTCTGTCTTGTGCTTATTCTCTTCATGCCTTTTTCCCTCTGTTACTATGACTACCATGAGGCATGTTTTATCCCAAGTTCCCAATAGTGGCTGCTGTTCTTCTCTAGGACATGAGAAAATCTTTTCTCCACTCAGCCTGTCTCAGTGTGACCTAACTAGGAAGTCTTGACAACCCTGATGTTTGTTCTTTCCCTGTATCTTTGACTAATAACACATTGCTATGTGAATCATGTCTGTCACCTCTTAGCTGAATGTCTTTGAAGGTTATTCTAAGCATCTAGCTGACATGtaataggaaaaagaaggtagaTTATGCAAAGgtaataatacatcatacaattTGGGGGTCATAATTATTTTAATCTCCATTTTGTTTCAATTTCCTCTTTAACttcaaattttctatttctttatttttccatctATAAGATAAGGTTAATAAGATCAGGTTGATAATGACTGTaagttttacatattttcttaagTTGTTTTAGTTGCAAAAAGCTACAAGAAAAATATTTGGAACTTTATATGTGAGAAGTCTTATACAGAGAGTAGTTACTGTTTTTAAAGCTGtgtaaacataattaaaatactattttctccatgtttttctgttttaaaatgatgtataaggaaggaaaatagaaaatggagTAATCAAGAGAttacagacagatgatagacagactGACAAGTGATTGATATATGGTCAGATATATAAATATGTCTATAATTCTGTAACAACACAGAACCACAATATGTTTCAATACTGCCTTATAGATTGTACTGTATAATGTCTCATAAACTTGCATAACATGAATATAGCCAAAAcagattctattttattttgcacTAACTAAAAGCTAATGTGTCAGTTAATATGATAATACTTTAAAACCTGAAAAAAGATCAGAAATACTTTACATTATCCTGAATGTGTTATACTTTTACACTCTCTGTTTATCGCTTTTTCTCTGATAATGAATGTTCTGGTCTCTGATGTACACATATTGTGAGGAAGGCTTTAATTATTTAATACAAAAGACATCATCCTAATTGGTGACACTACCTTAGCACTTATTGTAGTGAATTATCTAGAAGCTGCAGTTTCCCTTAATGAGGCTTTCAGATAACATTAATATAGGCATCAGAtgcttcattaatttatttacactttccaaaaataattttcaagatTATGCATCTTAGAATTACTATTCCTTTAATGAATTACTACATCAAAAACATCTTGGGAAGGATTTATTGGGCTTATATTTGCACTTTAATGTTTATCATTAAAGGAAATAAGGATAGAGACTTAAAGAAGACACGAACATGGAAGCAGAACCTTAGGAAGAGACCATTGATGAGTACAAaatactggcttgttcctcatggcttgctcagaaagttttcttatagaacccaggaaaaATGTTTTAGAGATAGACTTATCCAAAATCAGTTGGACCCTTCCACATAAATCACCAATGAAGTCAATGCCTCAATGTCTTGTCCACAGTCCAATATTATGAagaaattttctcttttaaggATCCCTTCTACTTTCCATTGAGgctgtgtcaatttgacaaaaatATCAGCCAGCACATGatgcatgtaatttttaaatattgaggTTTGGAGAACAAAAAGAAGGGAATTAAACTTTTCTAAAATTCTTTATGGAAAAAAACCTCAAGGTGTCAATTTAAATACAGCTTTTCTTTGAACGTAGTCAGTGTTTCCAACAATGCTTTCTTCATTCTTATCAAGATACTATATACTTATCttcaaaatgcaaacaaaaccaTGCATTGTTTAAACATAGTACAGAAAATGACAATTGTCCAATATCAAAAAGGGTTATGAATCAGATATACAAAGACATCTTTAGCTACTGGCATCCacaaaaatttgaaatatatctCTGAAATATTGTGTTTGGAAATAGTTTGGGcctatctttttatttctttatgagcCTGTTTAAAATCATGAAATAACCTTATTCTGAATTAGCTCACTTTTTCCACTTGTACCTTTTTTTAAGACTTTAATTTCTCAAAAGGTAAAATCTACATAGTCATGGAATTTACAAATGGAAACTACACCTTGGTCACTGAATTTATCCTGCTAGGATTTCCAACATGTCCTGAACTCCAAATCATCCTATTCCTTGTGTTTCTGACATTGTATGGAATGATTTTGATAGGAAATATTGGTTTGATGTTGTTAATTAGGACAGACCCTCACCTGCAAACTCCTATGTACTTTTTCCTCAGCAACCTCTCCTTTGTAGACCTTTGTTATTCCTCAGTCATTGTTCCCAATATGCTTGTCAATTTCCTCTCAGCAAAGAAATCTATCTCTTACCTCGGCTGTGCactgcaattttattttttctgcacATTTGCAGATACTGAATCCTTCATCTTGGCTGccatggcctatgatcgctaCGTTGCCATCTGCAATCCTTTGTTATACACAGTTGCAATGTCCAGGGGTCTCTGCACATGGTTAATAGTGCTGTCTTATGTTGGTGGCAACATGAGTTCCCTGGTTCACACATCTTTTGCTTTTATTCTAAAATACTGTGACAAGAATATCATCAATCATTTCTTCTGTGACCTCCCTCCTCTTCTGAAGCTTTCCTGTACAGACACATCTATTAATGAGTGGCTACTTTCCACTTATGGAAGTTCTGTGGAGGTCATCtgcttcttcatcatcatcatctcctaCTTTTACATCCTTCGCTCAGTCTTGAAAATCCGCTCTACAAGTGGGAGAAAAAAAACCTTCTCCACATGTGCCTCTCACCTGACCTCTGTGGCTATCTATCAGGGCACACTTCTCTTCATTTATTCTCGGCCCAGCTCTCTTTATTCTCCCAATACTGATAAAATCATCTCAGTGTTCTACACCATTATCATCCCAGTGCTGAACCCATTGATTTACAGTTTGAGAAATAAAGATGTAAAAGATGCTGCCAAGAAAGCTCTAAGGTCTAAAGTACAATCCCCATGACAGAAAATTCTTCGAGATTCATCTCATTCCAACTACAGATGCCTATGTGGGAACTTCAGGCAACATGAGCAGTAGATATATATTCAATGGACCCAACTATTCAAACACATGTTCAATAACAcagttaaatatattttgtaatccTTACTCATGGTACACTTTAAGGTGTTAATAGTGAAGCTGGGTGTGATATGGTACATCATAGTAATTTAACGGTTCAgcgggcagaggcagaagcaaagacagcGGTAGAAgcaaaagcagaggcagaggaggatcaTAATTGTGCAATTAGAGCCATTTCAGAGCTCCTCATCCTgggctcctctcctctcctttcctctctccaattCCCTGTCccccttctctaactcctttcTGATGGTTTGTTCAGTATGCCTATAAAGTGTCCAAGGGATACAAGATGTCTCTGTACTTAAGGTAGTGCAATCttaaagacctgggttcagtttcctagaaggagagaagcaagatCTGTGAATTTGTCCTCTGTATGTATTGTAGCATATGAATTTCAAGACTTGGCATATACAcagaacacataaataaataattacataaataaataagcaatagatgatagataaataaaatgaaaaataattttcaacatATTTTTCTTAGGTAATTAATATCCATAACAACTTAACATatcagaaatacaaattaaatctaccctgagatttcattgcATACCAGCTCTggttattatcatcatcatcatcatcatcatcatcataatttgaaaataataataataataataataataataataataataatagtaatggttGCAAGGATGCtaggaaatggaaaattattcATTATTGGTAAGAGAATAAACTGATACAGCCACTGCAGAAAGTTGTGAAGTTTCTTAAAAAGCTAAAACCAGAGCTAAGATCTGACTCATGGTATCATTCATGGGTATAAACCCAAAGCATTACATACAACTTTACTTACCCTGTACAACCATTTCTTCCCAAACACTGAAATGAAATCAGCATACCTGTTCATTAGTAGAAGAAGAGATACTGAAAATGCTGTGGAAAGATATGATGGAACTTTATTTTGCTGTATAGGAAAATAGAATTCCAAAATTCCCAGAAACATAAATTGATCTAGAAATTATAACATTATATGAGGTACCTTAGACTCATAATATGCATACTACATGTCCTCACTCATAATAAGCAGGTTctagattttaattttcatatgtatgtatacatgtgcgtGAAAGTGTAGGTGTAAGTCATTAGCTAGAAAAAGGGGAAAGAGATTTTGAGAATAAGGAATAGAGAACAGAATGTATGTGACATTGAAATGCCTAGGGGCTTTTTATATGGAAGCAGATAAATGGAGGGGAGAGGAAATTTGAAGAACAGAGTCAGGGAGGATGAACAAAACAAGTTACACATGAATGCTTAAATAAAATCAAACCTCAACATGCAAAACCCTCACAAATTTGTAAGGAATGTGAAATTAGCTTGGGGAAGAATATGGAAAAAACTTGGTAAGAAAAGTCTTTTACTATAAATAGCTTAGTGGGCTATTCTAGTCTAAACTTAGAAGACAAGAATATCAAAGTAAAATCTGGCACTGGTGGCCTGGGCTATAAAGTTTTCAGAAAAGAAGAGGATCAATCCATGAAATGTGATGGGTACTATTCATGCCATATCTTGGCTGAGAGTCTGACTTCACTTTGCCTATGTTCTGAAAATGGAGTAAAGCTGAATTCTGACATGATGAACTAGATTTCACCATGGTACTGACACAAAGAGCACTGAGAGGTAAGAGATCAGCACCACAGAAATGATCCACAATACACCTGAGAAAGATGAGTACACTTAGGTAAACTTCATTCCAAGAAGCTTCCATTGTGTGCAGATCCAGATTTATTTAAAGGATAAAGGCCGAAGCTCAAGAaatttcctattcttttttttattttttcagacatttttattagatattttctttatttatatttcaaatgctatcccctttcctcatttacaCTCCAAACCCCCCCTAtctcatctcctctccccctgctcactaacttacccactcctgctttcctgatcTGGCATTGCCCTACCCTGGGACAATGAGCTTTCATGGattcaaggacctctcctctcattggtgtcctCTGAGACTATCATCTGCTACCCATGTGACTGGAGTCATgtgtccctctatgtgtactctttggttggtggttatgtccctgggaactctggggttactggttggttcatatttcaGACCCCATTGTTCCTCATGTGGGTCTGAAAACCCCTtgagctccttaggtcctttctctagctcctccattgagaacCCTGTGCTCAGCCTAATAGGTGGCTCACAGCaaccatctctgtatttgtcagacactggcaggtCCTCTCcagaaacagctatatcaggctcttgtcagcaaacacttcttggcatccacagtagtgtctaggtttgtcaactgtatatgggatggatcaccaggtgggtcagtttctggatggcctttccttcagtctctgctccacatcttGTCTATGTATttcctctcatgggtattttgaaccctatctaagaaggactaaagtatccatacttcggtcctccttcttaagcttcatgtggtctgagaattatatcttgggtattctggggtaatatccacttatcagggagtatataccatgtgtctacttttgtgattaggtcacctccattagttccatccatttgactaaagaatttcatgaatttattgtttttaatagctgagtagtacttcattgtataaatgtaccacattttctgtatacattccacTGTTGAGGAAAATCTGGGTTCTtgctagcttctgactattataaataagaacaATTTCACAGGAAAGTGCACAAAACGGTTGATACAACTGTGGTTCAATAAAGGCAAGCAATAGTTGGAAACATGTTGAGGGAGTCTTGGATGGTATCTAAGGGTAAGAAATATTTGGCATtgcatgaatatgtatatatgtatgtatacatatgtatacatatatttaaatttacataACAGACAGCAAGATACCATGGAAGACATGCCATCAATTAAAGAATTGCTGACTTTAGATTGGTAATATCTATAAGCAATGGCCTTTAGTGATATGAGAATGGGAGACACTATCCCTGGATTGGGTCTGGAATGAACAAGAAATCTAGCTGAACCTGAGACTAAATGATTCAGTAAGTTGCATTCCTCCTTGGTTAATGCTCCAGTTCTCATTTGGGTTTTTGCTCTGCATTCCATTCCAGGACTATGGCCTGAAAGGAAAAGCTTCAATAAGCCCTTCTCTTCCATCGGTTGTTCTCAGACAATGTGCTTTACCACCAAAAGAGATAAAAAAGTAGAATAGAAGTTATTATAACGGCTAAGTGTAAATTGTAAAGAGAGTCTAGGATATTCAAGAGTCTTGAAACTCTTGAGAGTCTAGAAACTCAAGCCTGGGACACCTGCTGAAGAGAGCTTGCCTGAAAAAGATCTATGCATAttttagaaagagagaaagaggtaaGGACCAACCTATGTCCAATAGCAGCCCAGACTAATGCATGTATTATGAGTGCCAAGCACTAGTCATGCAGCTTCAGTATTTGGTGTTTGATTTtggtatatttatttgtttgtttttcattttctatggtgtgtagttcttttattctttgataaATGCCTCTGTGGTATTATGTCATTGCCAAGTTTTTATGTTGCCaattgcttctgtaaacttagaGTTTATAATTTTGCCTTATTAAAAAGCCCCAAAAGTGAACTTGCTAATCTATTGAATTCTTTTTTAGGGAGAGATAGCTGTCAACTGGTTTTATGTACACAGAAtgaaagttttctttatttcaccCAAATTTGGGCTTGTGGTCTTTATTTTTGGGGTGAAACTAACATTATGGTTTTTATGTAAAACAATATTAGGTATAAGTTAAATCCGGataagataaaccatctaaagagccccataacccctaaggaaatagaagcagccattaaaaagTCTGCCAACCAtgaaaagtccaggaccagatagatttagtgctgaattctatcagacctttaaagaagagctaataccaatactcttcaaactattccacaaaatagaaacagaagaaccactacacaattcattttatgaagccacagttactctgtgTATTCTCCATTGGAGATGGAAAGGTTTCTTTCTAAttaggaacttgtcacaatttccttccatagaggacttcataagagatttttttctacttcaatCATGTTTAATGGTCcaagtagattttaaaaactgtttgagTACATGTTACTTTTAGCATaaagaagatatcatgtatatttaaaaggcatttagctattataaattattttgatgacttaaaaatgtcagtAGTGAGctgtagattttaaaataaattttgttggtttaataaagaataaaaaatgttcaGATTACTGGTGATAAAATTTGTAGgtataaaaagttaaaattatatCATCTTAATGTTTATAAGGATCTGTGAAATTTTCATAAACATTTTGCTGAACATTTTTGAAAGAGTAATTGTTGAAGGAATAATTATCTGTACAACAAAAGTAGTATGTTCAATGAGAACCCTGGTTATAATCATTATCCAGCAAAGAGCTAAgtgattttcaagttacaagtcTGGGGGGAAAAGCCCTTTCTTATTGACTTCTTATTTCAAAAAATCCTGCAAGTTCAGTCAATGCATTAATTATAAAAGATGAAGTGACATTATATGTGTTCACTAAAATCATAATCAGAATAGGATGATTTAAAAATGGTCTGCAATTAGGTTGTGGTCACAATTCTATATAGCTGCATGGGCATTCCCCAAAGCATggggaattttaaaaatgttcattttaatgGTCAAACTATTttgagtgctggagagatgaactTTGTCCCTCCTGCAGGGGATTTCATGTTTTCTAGTACCCACTTGTGCAACAATGTCATTttctgacctcttctgacctcatttgtagaaaaaaatgcttatatacataaaataaaaataaataaatgttggaTAATCCTCTTGTTTTCTGGATAAAGActgtctttgtattattcaaatgctgatttctataCCTGCAGAAAGCTTATGACAGACCAGACTTTGGTACTGTAATATTGATGATGAAGAATCATCTCTCTCATTGTTTTGTAAATGTTCTTCTTTGTCACTTTTTATTGGTCAATACAGAGCTGATCAGCAAATTATCTGAGCTGATGAGAGCAAGATAGGACCTTCCATTCAAATGTGGGTGAGGGTGTCCTAGGGAGCCTTgagagatgagaggagaggagaggagaagagaagaggggaggggagggaagggatagggaggggagtggagagaagaggaaaggagaagagaagagggaaggggagggaaggggaggggaggagtggagaggggagaagagaggagaggagaagagaagaggggaggggagggaaggggtggggaggggagggaaggggtggggaggggagtggaaaggagaagagaggagggaaggggaggggaggagtggggaggggagaggcgaggagaggagaggaggagaggagaagagaggagaggagaggaggggaggagaagagaggagaggagaggaggggaggagaagagaggagaggagaggagaggagaggagaggagaggagaggagaggagaggagagaagaggggaggaagaaccaCAAGGAGAAAAAGATGTGGAGAAACCAGGTGGAGCGAACAGCCTTAACATGGTTAGAAAAGTTCAGAATCTGGCCAGTTTAGACTTGTAGCTTGTTGATAAAAAGATCAGGTCTCTGTGTCAGTTATTTAGGAGGTAGATTGGGTTGTAGCAGGCTTAGAAATGTCCTCCAGTTATTAGGATACAAAGGGGTGGGGGAAAACCTCAGGAAATTAGTTACTATTAATTGTTATAGTTAATTATTCATTTACCTTATATTATGAGcccagtttccccttccttctttttaccatgtccctccctcttccctctttttaTCTTCcactctctttccctttcttctaatAAAGAAGGGAGACCTCTCATGGATATCAAGCAACCTTGGCATATTGTAACTGTTCCCAAGATGTCAGCAGATATATTTGGCTAGATTAAATAAATTTCCTTATGGGACTGTGCTCTGCAGTTCTTTACTGCCTGCACTATGCTGAGTGAGTGTGTAGTACTGGCAGTGATGGTCTTGTTAGGTACTAGGCTATCCTTGCTATCACCTTGCTAGGGTATCAGCTATCCCTTGCTCTAAATACCAGACATGTCCAAGAGTGTGTGTATCATGCTTATAGCTGATATTTACCTGGTGAGAACTTTAGATGCTTTGAAACATTCTTTCTTGGCATTCCACTTACGTATCTCTGAGTCCAATCAGATCAACCATTTCTTCTGTAATTTATGTGTACTTTAACTTCTTTCCTGCTCAGATACTCAATATTCACTATTTATGATTTCTTTGAGCTCAGCACTGTTCCAAGGATCCTTGTCTGTTACTGTTATAACATCTAATTTATCTTGAAAATGCATTCTTATTAGTGGAGATTCAAATATTTCTGGCTATACCTTACACTTGCCTGCATTTGCCAGTTTTCAAGTAACTCTAATCTTCATCTATTTtatcacatttcttttttccactcatttatttttatttattgctcaTTTACCTTCCATTATGAACCcagcttccccttcctcctttttgcCATTTCCCCCTCTTACCTCTTTTCCCATTctactctcttttcctttctcctaaaAAATGAGAGACCTCTCAAGGATATCAATCAatcttggcatatcaagtttcagTAAGACTGGGCATATATTCTTATATTGAGGCTAAAAAAgtcagcccagttaggagaaagGAATTCAAAGGCAGACAATGCAATCAGAcacagcctctcctcccacttaAAAAGTCCCATGTAAGGAAACAGTTGCATATCTGTTACACATATGCAGAGAGCCTAGGTCCATCACATGCATGTATTCTGGTTGGAACTTCAGTCTTTACAAGGCCCTCTGAGCCCAGGATAGTTGATACTGTAGGTTTGTGGTTTCCTTGATCTCTCTGGCTTCTTTAATCCATACTCACCTTTTTTCTACAGTAATACCCAAGCTCCACTTACTTTTAGGAGGAGagtctctgcatcagttttcATCAGTCTGGGTGAACCTCTCTGAAGATGTTTACTActatcctggcacatcaagccaCTGCAGAATGAGGCAaatcctctaccactgaggtcagtaaagaaagaatacttaagggaacaggatccacaggcatgCACCAGAGTCATGGAGAGTCCCAACTACATTTGCTGGGGAACCCACAAGAAAATCAAGCTGCACCgctgatatatatgtgtgtgtgtgtgtgagctaggtcaagcatatatgtatgttctttgatttctgattcagtctctgggagcccccaaacATCCAGGTTAGTAGAATCTCTTGGACtacttgtggagtccctatcctctcCAAGTCTCTCAAACCTTCCCTTAATTTCTTGGTGAGACTGCAAGCACTCTAATCATTTGGctgtgagtttctgcatctgttttgttTAGGTGCTGGGTCGAGTCTCCCAGATGGCAATTTTACTGGGTTTctctctgcaagcataatagatcctcattaatagtgtcagcaATTGGTtcttgctcatgggatgggtttcaagttgggccagtcactggttgacaaatctgctctatctttgtccctgcacttcttacAGGGAAGATTTGGCTTGAAGATTTTGTGGATGGACTTGTGTTCTTACCTCTCACTGAGAGTCCTACCTGACTATAGGAGGTCACCACTACAGGATATAAaaagctcaagaagttagatatcATCAAACTAAGTtattactaaattaaaaatagggtacataACTAATAGaaaattcttaactgaggagTCTCCAGTGGCTAAAAAGACTCCAAGAAATATCCACTGTCCTTAGtcataaaagaaattgaaataaaaagaaatctgagaTTCCAGCTTATAACTATCAGAATGGATAATATCAAAAATCCAAGCAACAGAACATGCTTGCAAAGACGAGAAACAAGGGGAACtcactcccccattgctggtgtgaatgcaaacttgtacaaacactctggaaatcaatttggtggtttttcaaaaacaaacaaacaaaaacaaaaacaaaaaaacctttaacATTCAGCTGTACTACTCCTTGCAGTGGTATACTACTCAGAGATTTAAACCCAAGGAGATTATGAAAATTGccaacaaatggatggaattagaaaacatcatctgagtgatgtaacccagaccccCACCCAAAATACATACATggcatgtattcacttataagtggatgttagctatAAATTACAGAACAATGATTCACAGCCCCAATGAAGTTAAGTAGCAAAGAGGCCCCAAGgaaagatgcttgaatctcactcggAAGGGGAAAAATATCATCAGAGTTGGATGGAAGGAGGAAACTGGCTGAGAAACAGGATGGTTCAGGGAACAGGGGTAGAGGCTGTGGAGATCAGAGTTAGAGGGAAAGAGGGCTAGGAGAGTGAAGGGAAATCAGTGGCAGCTGGGGGGATGAGCTCTTTAGgatatgccagagacctgggatgggggatgCTCCAGACAGTGTATGAGGATgactcttctttttaattttttaaaacttttcgtTGATTCTTGATCATGCTTGCAAAGATGTGGAACAGGGGAACtcactcccccattgctggtaTGAATGTAAActtgtacaaacactctggaaatcaatttggtggtttttcaaaaacaaataaacaaaaaacaaaacaaaacaaaacaaaacaaaacccttcaacacccagctgtaccactccttgCAGTGGTATACTACTCAGAGATTAAACCCAAGGAAATTATGAAAATTGccaacaaatggatggaattagaaattgattctttgtgagtttcatatcAG
It encodes the following:
- the LOC127685578 gene encoding olfactory receptor-like protein OLF1, with protein sequence MEFTNGNYTLVTEFILLGFPTCPELQIILFLVFLTLYGMILIGNIGLMLLIRTDPHLQTPMYFFLSNLSFVDLCYSSVIVPNMLVNFLSAKKSISYLGCALQFYFFCTFADTESFILAAMAYDRYVAICNPLLYTVAMSRGLCTWLIVLSYVGGNMSSLVHTSFAFILKYCDKNIINHFFCDLPPLLKLSCTDTSINEWLLSTYGSSVEVICFFIIIISYFYILRSVLKIRSTSGRKKTFSTCASHLTSVAIYQGTLLFIYSRPSSLYSPNTDKIISVFYTIIIPVLNPLIYSLRNKDVKDAAKKALRSKVQSP